The Rana temporaria chromosome 13, aRanTem1.1, whole genome shotgun sequence genome has a window encoding:
- the EIF5 gene encoding eukaryotic translation initiation factor 5, with protein MSLNVNRSVSDQFYRYKMPRLIAKVEGKGNGIKTVIVNMVDVAKALNRPPTYPTKFFGCELGAQTQFDVKNDRFIVNGSHEANKLQDMLDGFIKKFVLCPECDNPETDLNINPKKQTIGNSCKACGYRGMLDTRHKLCTFILKNPPENIDGSTGKKKEDKKNKRAKENGSVANNESPVLTELNPPRVLGEPEDDEDWGEDTTEEAQRRRMEEISDHAKNLTLSEDLERPVEDRVNMLFDFVKKKKEEGVIDSSEKEILAEAERLDVKTQGPLVLTEVLFDDKIRDQIKKYRRHFLRFCHNNKKAQRYLLHGFECVVSIHQAQLLSKIPHILKEMYDSDLLEEDVIINWAEKPSKKYVSKELAKDIRAKADPFIKWLKEAEEESSGDDEDEEDENIEVVYSTSVRVPKVETVKSPEKDDDIDIDAI; from the exons ATGTCTCTCAATGTCAACCGCAGTGTTTCCGATCAGTTCTATCGGTACAAAATGCCCCGTCTGATTGCCAAG GTAGAGGGCAAGGGAAATGGAATAAAGACAGTAATCGTCAACATGGTTGACGTTGCAAAGGCGCTTAATCGGCCTCCTACGT ATCCCACCAAATTTTTTGGTTGTGAGCTGGGAGCACAGACCCAGTTTGATGTTAAGAATGACCGTTTCATTGTCAATGGATCTCATGAGGCAAATAAGCTGCAAGACATGTTGGATGGATTCATTAAAAAGTTTGTTCTTTGTCCTGAGTGTGACAATCCTGAAACAGATCTG aATATCAATCCCAAGAAACAAACAATAGGCAATTCCTGTAAAGCCTGTGGCTATCGAGGCATGCTGGATACAAGACATAAGCTCTGTACTTTCATTCTCAAAAACCCACCAG AGAACATAGATGGCAGTACAGGCAAAAagaaggaagataaaaaaaacaagagggcCAAAGAAAATGGTTCTGTAGCAAACAATGAATCGCCTGTCCTAACAGAGTTAAATCCTCCACGTGTG TTAGGAGAGCCGGAAGATGATGAAGATTGGGGTGAAGACACAACGGAAGAAGCTCAGCGACGCAGAATGGAGGAAATAAGTGATCATGCAAAGAATCTGACACTGAGTGAGGACCTGGAAAGGCCAGTTGAGGACAGAGTTAACATGCTATTTGACTTTGTAAAG aaaaagaaggaagaaggagttATAGATTCATCAGAAAAGGAGATTCTGGCTGAGGCTGAAAGACTAGATGTAAAAACACAGGGGCCATTGGTCTTAACAGAAGTTTTATTTGATGACAAGATCAGAGATCAGATCAAAAAATACAGACGACACTTCCTACGG TTCTGCCACAACAACAAGAAAGCACAGAGGTACCTGCTCCATGGTTTTGAGTGTGTTGTGAGTATACACCAAGCACAACTACTCTCCAAAATTCCACATATCTTGAAGGAGATGTATGATTCAGATCTCCTGGAGGAGGACGTTATCATCAATTGGGCTGAGAAG cCATCTAAAAAATATGTCTCTAAAGAACTTGCCAAAGATATTCGAGCAAAAGCAGATCCTTTTATTAAATGGCTGAAAGAGGCTGAAGAGGAGTCTTCAGGTGATGACGAAGATGAGGAAGATGAgaatattgag GTTGTATATTCCACGAGTGTAAGAGTTCCTAAAGTGGAAACTGTAAAATCTCCTGAGAAAGATGATGACATTGATATTGATGCCATTTAA